A window of the Vibrio ostreae genome harbors these coding sequences:
- a CDS encoding GNAT family N-acetyltransferase: MTTLALSAAKPADLEILNQLMFDLHHEHHIACPEYFKTAEEVEQEKSIARYLDNPDCLVYVARINDEVAGFITGHFCELTSSVSKPLQMGSIDELYVRPEFRQKGVARGLMERLEQTFIDYGVTEIFVEVWEFNKEAQLFYQDAGFTHHIHWLRKSARRR; this comes from the coding sequence ATGACCACGCTTGCATTGTCTGCAGCTAAACCAGCCGATTTAGAAATTCTCAACCAATTGATGTTCGATTTGCATCATGAACATCACATCGCTTGCCCTGAGTATTTTAAGACCGCAGAAGAAGTCGAACAGGAAAAAAGTATCGCGCGTTATCTCGATAATCCTGATTGCCTGGTGTATGTCGCACGTATCAACGACGAGGTGGCCGGGTTTATTACCGGCCATTTTTGTGAGTTGACCTCTTCGGTCAGCAAGCCATTGCAGATGGGCAGTATTGATGAGCTGTATGTGAGGCCCGAGTTTCGCCAAAAGGGCGTGGCGCGTGGGTTGATGGAACGTCTTGAACAGACCTTTATCGACTACGGCGTGACAGAGATATTTGTTGAAGTCTGGGAGTTTAATAAGGAAGCGCAACTCTTTTATCAGGACGCAGGATTTACCCACCATATTCATTGGCTGAGAAAATCAGCGCGTCGCCGTTAG
- a CDS encoding bifunctional NUDIX hydrolase/phosphatase PAP2 family protein: MNKRLSLLGITFILTLMTSMYSYAAPQAPADLKGALCLVRADDKVVLIDELITKQLSLPGGTITSGETPAEAAQRETWEETGLVVSVGQLLGYAGKAAVFDCVSDSDIITYQYINQWGGFELPVWYAPHYGIEVARAMLIQPQRVDTGNYRYPEEWPEIEKMFASATEQSINSVPDLIKAAPAISQYELGWISALQYSIAELSAPVSQFISRLILLGGAFASPAFGLLLFPLLYWQSGKAFCFKAFFSVAVTSLICLIAQQGFVLPRPYAYLPSLQLVESSGYGFPSLPIAVWVSLGILWLLDNEKLGWNKSSAALGVSALCLAFSLFYSGRAFMVDMIVGAMLGALVAWHIVRLNEKPNINVDKLLSSRRVWLGLTAVSAAVAFWWQMPVFGAWLVILALLTLIVMTVMPKMEEISLRQALLMSVVLLAGHYLVNYAATFVSSSGMLSLVIDLLRQPLLIGLFCLMVRTIKLRPAVKVA, encoded by the coding sequence GTGAACAAACGATTGTCACTACTTGGCATCACTTTCATTCTTACATTGATGACGTCAATGTATTCTTATGCCGCTCCTCAGGCGCCTGCCGATCTGAAAGGCGCATTGTGTCTGGTGCGCGCCGACGATAAGGTCGTGCTTATCGATGAGCTTATTACCAAACAACTCTCTTTACCGGGCGGAACAATCACATCGGGTGAAACACCTGCTGAGGCAGCGCAGCGTGAAACCTGGGAGGAAACCGGCCTCGTCGTGTCGGTTGGCCAGTTACTTGGTTATGCAGGTAAAGCCGCGGTTTTTGATTGTGTCAGCGATTCAGACATTATTACCTATCAGTATATTAATCAGTGGGGCGGTTTTGAACTGCCGGTCTGGTATGCGCCGCACTATGGCATTGAGGTCGCACGTGCGATGTTGATTCAACCTCAGCGGGTTGATACGGGTAACTACCGTTATCCCGAAGAGTGGCCTGAAATAGAAAAAATGTTTGCTTCGGCAACAGAGCAGTCAATCAATTCGGTGCCTGATTTGATCAAAGCTGCCCCCGCGATTTCCCAGTATGAGCTTGGCTGGATCAGTGCTCTGCAATACTCAATTGCGGAATTATCAGCCCCTGTTAGCCAGTTCATCTCGCGCTTGATCCTGCTTGGTGGAGCGTTCGCTTCACCGGCTTTTGGATTATTGCTGTTCCCACTCCTGTATTGGCAAAGTGGTAAGGCATTTTGCTTTAAGGCCTTCTTTTCTGTCGCAGTAACCTCGCTGATCTGCCTGATTGCGCAGCAAGGATTTGTGTTACCGCGTCCTTATGCTTATCTGCCATCGTTGCAACTGGTGGAGAGCTCCGGTTATGGCTTTCCAAGCTTACCGATTGCAGTGTGGGTCAGCCTGGGCATTTTGTGGTTGCTGGATAACGAAAAGCTGGGCTGGAATAAAAGCAGTGCTGCACTGGGCGTTTCCGCGCTTTGTCTGGCATTCTCGCTGTTCTATTCCGGCCGGGCATTCATGGTCGATATGATTGTCGGTGCGATGTTAGGTGCTCTGGTTGCCTGGCATATTGTGCGCCTTAACGAAAAGCCGAACATCAATGTCGATAAGTTGCTCAGTTCGCGCCGGGTTTGGCTGGGATTGACCGCAGTCAGTGCCGCCGTTGCTTTCTGGTGGCAAATGCCGGTATTTGGTGCCTGGTTAGTGATACTGGCACTGCTCACTCTGATTGTGATGACGGTAATGCCGAAGATGGAGGAGATCTCCTTGCGTCAGGCATTGCTGATGAGCGTGGTTTTGCTGGCTGGTCATTACCTGGTGAACTATGCCGCGACGTTTGTTTCATCCAGCGGTATGCTTTCGCTGGTGATTGATCTGCTGCGTCAGCCGCTGCTGATTGGGCTGTTTTGTCTGATGGTGCGCACCATTAAACTCAGGCCTGCGGTAAAAGTGGCCTGA